Below is a window of Tachysurus fulvidraco isolate hzauxx_2018 chromosome 11, HZAU_PFXX_2.0, whole genome shotgun sequence DNA.
TATGCCAGCATTCTCTTCATGGATTACATTGCTGCAAACAGGTAGCTAAACATGAAAAGTCTTGTGCAAAGGTCTGCATGTAGGACAATAACACcatatttacttatatatattcatatttacttTACTGAGAGAAATGTCTCTATAGtgcaatatataaaaaaaaacaccacagttaAAGTAACCACTATCATTCTTTCTTTAGGTACCTTAAGATTGCCTATCCATTAAAGACTCATGTGCTGCAAACAGCTCGTGCTGCACGATGTATCTCCATTATAACATGGACTTTCTTATCTACAATGGCTTTAATTTACATTGTAGTGTTTCTGAGCACATCCTGGGGAGCTGCTCCCAAACCGAATGTCATCGGCTGTGAGTCCTTACACACCCATCAAGTCAGCACGGTATACAAGGTCATCCACTGCGTTTCTGCACTCATCTTCACCTTTGTGTTGCTGTCCCTGATTCTGTTCTATTGGAGCACAGTGCGAAGGCTTCATTATGCCACCGTGCAGACCCAAAGGAACCACCATAAACTGAACAGGTCTAAGCGCAACATGCTAGTGCTTGTGGTGGTGTTCTGCGTATGCTTTGTGCCCTACCACCTAGTGAGGCTCCCATATGCCTTCCTAAAGCCTCTGCTACAAGGATGTGGTACTTCAGCCAAGTCATTTTACATTATAAAGGAAGTCACAGTTCTGCTTTCAGTGCTCAATGCATGCATGGATCCATTaatatattttgtcttttgCAAGGGATTCCGGGACCAATTAGGCATCAGAAATTTACAAGTGTGCACTAATCTGATGTTGAGCGAATTCCAAAGAGatacaagaaaacaaagaaacacagagacagggGAATCTCATGTTACAGTAAGACGTGAAAGTGTCAATCCACTCAACACTCATAGTACTCAACAGTGTCAGCTAGAACTGCAAACTTTGAGgtcataaattaaaaataacaatggTATTCAGCAGTAACCATAGAGATATATTCaccaaaacataataaatatttactgcCTGTGAATGATAAAGATATTTGATGATTACTTTTTATGTAACAGACTGTATTATGTACAGTGCTATTAAAGTCAGGTAGATAAATAATTATGACTGTGTACACCACCACAGCAGATTATAAAGCAGTCAAGATGTGATCATTGTGTAGGTGTAAATAGTTTCATGGTCAGTTGTCAAAAGACCAATCAGAGAGATTCAATATCAACATCAGGCATGGCCAAATTTGGTATTTTTttgaaaagaaagaatgtaCTGTTGAGCTCAGCAATGCCAAAAGGCCTTGAGGACCACAGAAAACAACCAAAGTGAATGATTGCAAATAATTATTCCTTGGTGTTGAAAAACAGCTTCACAATATTTTGGC
It encodes the following:
- the LOC113643513 gene encoding P2Y purinoceptor 14-like; the protein is MTLQGYKTTMTANSLNTALNDSTASNTTNKTQDSLCMSEVLVHPFFIVSYSTVCLVCLALNTITMRVYYCTSLRFQSSVTVYLKNLAAADFFLCLVLPLRIANYTNKSTAMQHIYCNFGAAGFYLNMYASILFMDYIAANRYLKIAYPLKTHVLQTARAARCISIITWTFLSTMALIYIVVFLSTSWGAAPKPNVIGCESLHTHQVSTVYKVIHCVSALIFTFVLLSLILFYWSTVRRLHYATVQTQRNHHKLNRSKRNMLVLVVVFCVCFVPYHLVRLPYAFLKPLLQGCGTSAKSFYIIKEVTVLLSVLNACMDPLIYFVFCKGFRDQLGIRNLQVCTNLMLSEFQRDTRKQRNTETGESHVTVRRESVNPLNTHSTQQCQLELQTLRS